In Lutra lutra chromosome 6, mLutLut1.2, whole genome shotgun sequence, the following are encoded in one genomic region:
- the FRMD1 gene encoding LOW QUALITY PROTEIN: FERM domain-containing protein 1 (The sequence of the model RefSeq protein was modified relative to this genomic sequence to represent the inferred CDS: inserted 1 base in 1 codon; deleted 1 base in 1 codon; substituted 1 base at 1 genomic stop codon): MTMEPRDILVLLPTQEQLRLAVGVRATGRELFQQACDTANLREARFFGLSVVRNSRYVFLDLERRLSKYFSEDWKQEGPRRSGRPHVPFIAFLRXQFYVEDGRLISDWTARPLHYCHLKEPVLRSQCVHREEACFLLATYGLQADLGDHREPVHVGRYLKPHAYFPLWITARRGSAYVLQHVPARAVSSGAXPRGAVPRLIRDACRLEDVPVRFFRLYKVKLWWSWDYRPPQSSHCPKAPGDRAQGAARTLPQDGVDSVLTAGLGPGQSGGRGRSPVGPPCAQSCRTGRRGEGAGLLRGPVLVFSGWAAHGAVLWDQLSVVWQDRNHAPELLYDFPWSCIGKVTFLGKKPKPRPEGLLSARKLVYYSGCPWRSGHLLPLLGASHQRHPGLRPALCSLRWREEAREKKHYRESYISDMLGPDPNPGSRDTPACGSSASPSSHCTDDDSRDRPERDAQGRANASSPGPLTVVQVTLIGTRAGSTEALYQVGSPARQPRAGLLYPLEAPRERALDLPSGHGGGRPTPQQPAPRPAGNVCSKVPNSLCLVLCGDGQLPEEFVV, encoded by the exons ATGACCATGGAGCCCAGGGACATCCTGGTTCTGCTGCCCACCCAGGAGCAGCTGCGGCTAGCTGTGGGG GTGCGGGCCACTGGGCGTGAGCTCTTCCAGCAGGCGTGTGACACGGCCAACCTCAGAGAAGCGCGCTTCTTCGGCCTCAGCGTGGTCAGAA ACAGCAGGTACGTGTTCCTGGACTTGGAGCGGAGGCTCAGCAAGTACTTCTCCGAGGACTGGAAGCAGGAAGGGCCCCGA CGCAGCGGGCGGCCCCACGTGCCCTTCATCGCCTTCCTCA TGCAGTTCTACGTCGAGGACGGGAGACTCATAAG CGACTGGACGGCCAGACCTCTGCACTACTGTCACCTGAAGGAGCCGGTGCTGAGGTCCCAGTGTGTCCACCGGGAGGAGGCCTGCTTCCTGCTGGCCACCTACGGGCTGCAGGCCGACCTGGGCGACCACCGGGAGCCGGTCCACGTGGGGCGGTACTTGAAGCCGCACGCCTACTTCCCACTGTGG ATCACTGCCAGGCGGGGCAGTGCCTACGTCCTGCAGCACGTGCCCGCCCGCGCCGTGAGCAGCGGGGCCTGACCCCGCGGAGCTGTGCCGCGCCTCATCAGGGACGCGTGCCGGCTCGAGGACGTGCCCGTCCGCTTCTTCAGGCTCTACAAGGTCAAGCTCTGGTGGAGCTGGGACTACAGGCCGCCTCAGAGCTCCCACTGCCCCAAGGCCCCAGGGGACAGAGCCCAGGGGGCAGCCAGGACGCTGCCCCAGGACGGGGTGGACAGTGTCCTCACAGCTGGCCTGGGA CCCGGGCAGAGCGGGGGCCGGGGCCGCAGCCCTGTTGGGCCTCCCTGTGCTCAGAGCTGTCGCACCGGGCGCAGGGGTGAAGGAGCTGGTCTGCTGCGGGGACCGGTTCTGGTGTTTTCCGGCTG GGCCGCCCATGGTGCTGTCCTCTGGGACCAGCTCTCTGTGGTCTGGCAGGATCGGAACCACGCCCCAGAGCTGCTCTATGACTTCCCCTGGTCCTGCATTGGGAAGGTGACTTTTCTG GGGAAGAAGCCTAAGCCTCGACCAGAGGGGCTGCTGTCAGCGCGGAAGCTGGTCTACTACTCGGGCTGCCCCTGGCGCTCCGGCCACCTGCTGCCGCTGCTTGGGGCCAGCCACCAGCGGCACCCGGGCCTGCGG CCCGCGCTGTGCAGCCTGCGGTGGCGGGAGGAAGCCCGAG AGAAGAAGCACTATCGCGAGTCCTACATCAGCGACATGCTGGGGCCAGACCCAAACCCGGGCAGCAGGG ACACGCCAGCCTGCGGCTCCAGCGCAAGCCCCAGCAGCCACTGCACTGACGATGACAGCCGGGACAGGCCTGAGCGGGACGCCCAGGGTCGGGCCAATG cctccagcccgGGGCCCTTGACGGTCGTGCAGGTCACACTGATTGGGACGAGGGCCGGGAGTACCGAGGCCCTGTACCAGGTGGGTtccccagccaggcagccccgGGCTGGGCTCCTGTACCCTCTGGAGGCCCCCAGGGAGAGAGCCCTAGACCTGCCATCAGGCC ATGGCGGGGGCAGACCCACACCGCAGcagcctgccccccgccccgccgggaACGTGTGCAGCAAGGTGCCCAACAGCCTCTGCCTGGTCCTGTGCGGGGACGGCCAGCTCCCAGAGGAGTTTGTGGTGTAG